TCGGGCCCTTTGTTTTATCTGACTTTTTCTTTACAGAATCATAAGTCTGTGCCAGCAATTCTTCGGTGGAAGGAAGTGTCTGGGTCACATCCGTCGAAAATCGGTTTGGTTCATAAAGAGATCCGACTTGAGGACCTTGAATTTTCCAGAAAATCATTAAATAATGTCCAACGTGTTCGATTTCATAAAAGAGAAGTCCTGAGGTGGCGCTAGTTCCTTTGAAGGCTTCCAGGGTAACTTGATCGGATGAATTAGCTTTAATCTTCAGTGGTGGTGGTGACGAATTTCCACCGTGAACGATAAAAAGAACTGGGTTCACAAGACGATAACTGGTTAGTGAATTGTGGATGGACATAGCACATTGTGCGCGGTTGTCAGCATCGAGGTAGAGAAGTTTCTCCAACAACATAGTAGCCAATGTCCCTACTGCGAATTTCACGAAGGGCTTCTCAATTGATAATGATTTTGGAATAGCATTGGTCACCTCAGTGACTGCAGGTTTCCCACTGGAAGTAAAGCTGGGATGAAAAAGTTCACCAACTGTAAAGAATACCACGATAAACACTGGCAAAACGGTCATATTGTAAAACTGAAGACTTTCAATTgaagtctttttcttttaagattgAATCCAAAAGTATATTGCGTTGAGATGTTAAAAAGATGATGTaagatttattttattcattggCTTATCTCGAAGGTGTTTGAAAAAGTTTTTGAATTTCCACTATTTGTCAAAATGTACTATCAGTGGGTGTATGTTAAGTATCGTAGtctaaaaacaaacacaaaaaacacaaacaggAATAACTAAGTTATATCCTATCAATGTATCTTGGaaaatcaataaatatattTACAGTCGTAAATCACACACAATGAAACCATGACCTGGAAAAAAGTGCCTGTTGCATAAGGACAGTTTCCATTCTGTCTGAACCACTCAAAACGAACATGTAATTTCCACCGATGTTACGTCCTTTGGCACTTATGTTATTATTGACAAAACCGGACTGAGATGATTATTCATTGCCTAATGTCAAAGGTGTTAAAGAAAAGAACTTTGAATTTCTATGATATATACAAGCAAACAAAGAGTAATAACTAAGTTACATCTTATCACTGTATCTGGGAGATTACATCCAAAAGAAAAAGTGCCTGTTGCATAAGGAgaggtttttgttttgttttgttttgtttttttcattcgtAAAAATTTCACACCAGTTAAAACGCAGGTGttacaatagaccatattcgtattctcagtattggactggaactagcttgcaatggaggctaatgcgggggaatatattaacaattatttgcatttgaaaagatttccccgcattagcctccattgcaagctagttccagtccaataatgagaatacgaatatggtctattgttaaggtccctgtcacccttatttttttctattttggatgaaaagttaagtcatccctggatacaaattgaaaaaaaacaataaaactttttacgtctttccatgcgttttgatcgcaaaaagataaaaatctgagttttgaccgagcagacaAAGGAGAGACAAAGTTGTTGATCTGCGATTACCGTTTTCTGTCTTCGTTTGCTAAATATTAAAGAAAggtccggttttttttttttaatggtctCTTTCCTCGACGATAAGGTTTTTTTGGTGCCGTTttcttggtaaaataaaatttgctgGGCCATTGTCGAAGTTTGAGCACAAAACCGAGCATTTTAGACCATTTTTATTTACTAACCGCCTTGCAAAGTAGGCAAAATGAGACTTTCTATCTCTTTAAGAAATCTTCTCGTTAGTTTGATTTTACTTGAATAATTCTAATTTTTTACTGTTAAATAGCTTTAAGATGATCCTCACACCTTATGCTTAAAATCCTTTTCTATGGAATGTCTTATGGCCTTTCTTTATTGtcctttgttgattttttttaatcaaatttctctatttatttatttcctttgttgATTTGATCGAATGGGAACACAATGCAGAGAAGATACGGTGTCACCTTGTTGCTCTAGGATAGATCCAAGGGAGCTAGAAATTACGTCGAggaacatcgtttggtacgacgctctggcaagTCGTCCAGAGGACTAGGCATTCCGTgcgcgcatgcgcagtttcgcTGGAACATAATTACATATCATACTCGTGAGAAAAAGGGTCATTTACGCTGTTATTTTCATATACTCAAGCCCGGTTCTTCAACATCTGGATAGAATTTCTAGCAtgtgaaaatgtttgtttaaGAACGATGTTTGTCGCAGATTCCAAAGCCTTTCTTTACTCTAGGTCTACCACAAACGGCATATGTGTTTATCCATAGTTTGACGTTGAAAATTGGAAGTATTACTACTTTCCTAAAAGTTGAAAACGAGTGTCCAGGATCCAGAAACGTCTTCAGGAGGAAAAACATACACAACCACAAATTTGCCTCATTTACATGATCTAAACCGAACCACTTTGGGGGTAAAATTGGCTCAAAAGCGTTGGAAAGGCAAATCATTTTACCCTAAGTAGCATTTATTCAATGCGCGAGACAAAGGGCTTTGAAAAGAGACTATGAAATGAAACTATTTGCAGTTGCGGTAAAAATGGACAACTTTGGACATTTGAAAGGGGATTAATAACTTAACTTAAAATGGCCAAATATTTATCATTTTGGAGGTGGATTTCAGGGGGTTAAAAACACTGGACATGCAATTGGGATGATTACCTTAGAGGCATTTGTCCACTCTTAAATAATCCTTTCTACAgagaagaaaaaatttaaaaagaactCAATAGTTAAGAAATGTGAAGATCTTCAAAAGGGGCCTAAATGActcttttttttacttgtgcatACACGTCTGATGGTCATACCCGGGGCGAGTGCCAATAGGGATCTACAATTTGAATGTCTTAAGACTGCGAAGTGACTGTAGTTTCTGTCAGCGGCCAAAGGCTGCACGCCTGTCCATGCGAATTTTAAAACGCATACCTCTCTTTCCTTGGGTGTCTTTAGTTACTCGCGCGAGCATTTCGCCTTCAACTCAATTTATAACTATGTAACGTTGATATCCCTGCCCCATAATGCACTATATGCAAATAATAAGACCGTCGTCTTTCAAATAAAGTAATTAAAGCTTTAATCCAGTTTGTAGTACACTGCTGCTTTGGTCTATGAACTTTTTATTCCATGTGTTAAGCTAAAAAGTAAAAGAGAAATAAGGCGCTCATGATCAATTTGCGCCCACGTAGTTTGGACAATTATCATCACGCGAACTGTAACAGAAAAACCCATCAGAATGTCCTATTGAGAGGCTTTTTCCGACTTCTGTTCGGAACACTCGGAGATTTTCGAGTAGACTCGAGTCGATATAGACTGAAAGAACTCACTTTAATTACACGAGAACAATTGCTACGCTTTGTTGGAAATACTGCGcccgccaatttttttttctttaattaaggacggtgcctactaattaaatatatttttttccccggtgtgtgattgtgcacgaaatgtagatcttaacaagtcctattgaaatccaaaaagaaaattgggggtaaccacgcatttttcaaagataattcaggaataatatctgtaaaaagctttaaaatacaaagcaatgtatggcgttctttctcaaattgaagcttaattatctctcaaaaatgcatggttacccccaattttctttttggataccaagagtacttactaagatctactttctccggatagttttaaaccgcgcaaaaatatccctgtattagtaagcattggcgataggaaatccgagtatctagagatgcgcagaacgtatgcgcaataacaatagtaggcaccgtccttaactaaTTACGAACTGAATAAAGCGCAAATAGGCGAGCACTCTCTTGTTCTTTGAGCGAGTATAACGTGATTCCTTAATTACAATGACCAACCTCTTTTAGCATTTTGTATAAAAGGTAATAGTCTCTTGAGAAAAGTGAAATAGTTGATGTTGAGTGGGGAAACTCCGGAATAGACCGATGACTTTCCGATCTGGTCTAAGTCTGTTGCAATTGCCCTTACATGCACGAGCACTCAGTTTTGGAAATTTGTGATGCCAAGAGGAGTCAAGGAGTTTGCTTACCGGGAACACAGTCCGCCCAAGGAAACTCGTAACCTTCTGGATCAGTGGTCCACTGTCCATTAAAGTAAGTGTAAGAATTTGCATGCGGTCTTATTGGGACAAAGTTGGCCTTGCAGCTGACTTGACAAACTTTCTCTCCCAAAAACGTAATACAGTTTACGTGGACATTTTTTGCACTTAATTCTGGCGGCTGTGgttcttctgaaaaaaaaaaaaaaaaaaaaaaaagggaaaattttttagaaaaTGGCAAAAAGGAAGGTCGGAACACGGTAGCACTAGCCCCAGCCccttcagaaaaagaaaaatgacattGATAGGGCCAAGAACACACGGTTGAAGCAATTTGTAAATGAGAACCTTAAAAACATTCAACTAAAATCGTTAGTCTTATCAACTTATCAAAAGGCGAGATCAAAAAATTTGGGAGACTGGTATTTTGTGCCACTTCtgccattcaaatgaaagctgcTAGGCAGTACTTTTCTTAGTTTGCAAAGCACGTTTTTCGGTCTATAGAGCCTCCACGTTCTTTTCACCAGGCGGAGAACACAACATAAAGGCTTTTAAAAGTACTGGAACCACTGTGAGCTAAAGAAGATTTCGTTGAAGGCTGTAGCCACCTGGGGTGCTGTTAATCAACTTGGTTATTTTTAACCTTTCGTTGCTTTACACGAGACATTGGCTCCGCTACTTAAGGTAAAGGTTGAAACGATACTCTATAACACAAACTTTCCTCCAATGATCTATTTTCAACAATTACGAGTTTAACGTCTTACCCGAATAAACAGCGCATAACAGCAAGAGGGTAAATAGAAAGCCCAAGATAATCTTCATGGCTTTGGCGATCTTGACAACGCAAACTCAAAACGATTCTTCTTCTCTGGACGTGGGTTTCCAAGCATAATTCTCTTGTTCGCATTAATTTTGGCTTCTATTTCCACAGTGACGTAAGTAAAAGCTGTGTAAACCTAGTTTATCACGGTCATTAGTGCAAGTAAAAATAAACCTTTTCCAGTCTTGCCCCTCTGATTTTCTTATTTCCGCGCATTTCAAGATTTAACCCTGGCAAAATATAACATTACCAACCACTCCTACCCcccaaaaaggaaaataaaccggtttttttttctaaagacGAAAATCAACTAAATAGCACCCAGTCCTTCCCTGTCAGAACTCCAATTTTGTACTGCACTGCACGTGCTTCACCTTTATTATGCTGTCGTAACATGTGTGAACATAGTTTAGCTTATGCTAACGTCAAGGTAAAACTCAGGTTATAACCAAGCATATTAATCCGAACAGCTGAATAAGCAATATTGTAATAAAGAGACGTGATCGCTGTGGTGTTTGGCAAACACAAGTGACATTTAAGACAGCCTGGATAAACTTGAGTTGGCTTTAACGTTTGTATGACTCTTAAAGCGCcttagaaaaaaatgtttttgatctCTTTTGCCTACGCCGCTTTCCGCTGAAAAAGGTCCACCATGACGTTACTTAAAGTTCCACATTTTCGGcaaaagcaaaatcaaaattcaatcgttttAGAGCATAAACAGTTCAAAtcttcaaaataataaaaacttgACTTTTTCTAACCTTACTACACTACATTCATTTTCATCTCAGCCAGTCAGCGCGTTACATCATCAGCGGCCATCATAACAAGCTCCCAAATAAAAATGGACGAATAAGTTAAAAGACTGATACGATAATTTCATTATACTCT
This window of the Acropora muricata isolate sample 2 chromosome 14, ASM3666990v1, whole genome shotgun sequence genome carries:
- the LOC136898915 gene encoding uncharacterized protein, whose protein sequence is MKIILGFLFTLLLLCAVYSEEPQPPELSAKNVHVNCITFLGEKVCQVSCKANFVPIRPHANSYTYFNGQWTTDPEGYEFPWADCVPA